GGAGGCGGGCAACGACGTCGGCCGAGAGTTCTTCTCGGCCCGCTTCGAGCGCGTGCGCGACGAGCTCACGACGTCATTTCACCGACAGCAGGTCGATGGCGACATCCGCGACGACGTCCCCGCCGAAGACCTCGCGGCGCTCTTGATCGCCGCCTCCGACGGCCTGCAGATCCAGTGGCTGCTCGAGCCGTCGATCGGACTCAGCGAGACCCTGCGCACGTTCGGGCGCCTCCTGCAGCCACCGCGCTGAGCGCAACGGTCAGCCGGTACCGAGCGTGTCGGCGATGACGGAGAGCAGATGGCGGCCCCGACCGACTTCGCGCGCCCGTAGCCTGAGAGGATGGCCGCACCCGAGATCCTCCGCTACACCGCATTCAGCTCTGACCCCGCCGGCGGCAACCCGGCGGGCGTGGTGCTCGATGCCGGCGGGCTGGACGATGCCGACATGCAGCGGATCGCCGCCGAGGTCGACTTCGCCGAGACCGCCTTCGTGACCGGGATGCGCGAGGACGGGGCGCGCACGGTGCGCTACTTCTCCCCCATCGCCGAAGTGCCGTTCTGCGGGCACGCCACGATCGCCACGGCCGTTGCCCTGGCCGAGCGCAGCGACGCCGATGCCATCGTCTTCGACACCCCCGTCGGCGACATCCGCATCGAGATCGAACGCGGCGCCGGCGGCATCCGCGCGGCCTTCACCAGCGCTCCGACCTCCGTGCGCGCCCTCGATCCCGACGACCGGGACGCGATCCTCCTGCTGCTCGGGCTCAGCAGCGACGAGCTCGACCCGACGCTGCCGCCGCGCATCGCCGACGCGGGCAACCCGCATCCGGTCATCGTGCTGTCCGACCGCACCCGCTTCGATGCGTTCACCTTCGACCCGGACCGCGTGCGCGCCCTCATGGATGCGCGCGGTTGGCCCGCGACGATCACCGTCGTGCACCGCTCGGCGGAGGATCGTTT
The sequence above is a segment of the Microbacterium sp. PM5 genome. Coding sequences within it:
- a CDS encoding PhzF family phenazine biosynthesis protein — its product is MAAPEILRYTAFSSDPAGGNPAGVVLDAGGLDDADMQRIAAEVDFAETAFVTGMREDGARTVRYFSPIAEVPFCGHATIATAVALAERSDADAIVFDTPVGDIRIEIERGAGGIRAAFTSAPTSVRALDPDDRDAILLLLGLSSDELDPTLPPRIADAGNPHPVIVLSDRTRFDAFTFDPDRVRALMDARGWPATITVVHRSAEDRFTVRNLFPVGRITEDPATGSAAAALGAYLRELGAVPVPARIAIEQGLHVGRPGLLVVDIPATGRVRVSGVAVPMTDATRPRVTADS